In Bradyrhizobium sp. WBOS07, the genomic window GGTCGCGATGCAGTAATCGGCGTCGCGCTTCGGCGGGGGCGCGAGCCTCGCGTGGTTCCGCTCTTGGTGTCGGTCTTGGCCATTTGCAAGCTATATGACGCAATATTGACAGTGTAAAGATTTCGCTTGACCGACCTGGCGATCGGCGCTATCTGATCTTTACGATGTAAAGATAGGGAGGGATATGCCGTGCAGAACGACGCCACCGCCGAGCGCCGCAACAATATCGCACCGATCCCGTTCGAGGCCGATGCGCCTTTCCTCAAGATCATCGGCGAATTGCCGCGGGAACTGAACGGCACGCTCTATCGCAACGGCCCCAACCCACAATTCGAATCGCCCGGCGCGCATTGGTTCGTCGGCGACGGCATGCTGCACGCCTTCCACCTCGAGAACGGCCGCGCCAGCTATCGCAACCGCTGGGTTCGCACGCCGAAATGGCTTGCCGAGCACGACGCCGGCCGCGCCTTGTTCGGCGGCTTCGGCCGCAAGCTGCCGGATGCCCCGGCTGATCTCACCGACGGCGGCGTCGCCAACACCAACATCATCTTCCACGCCGGCAAGCTGCTCGCGCTGGAAGAGGCGCATCTGCCGACCGAGATCGAGCCGGGCACGCTGGCGACGCGCGGTTATCACAACTATCAGGGCCGCGTCGCCGGCAGCTTTACGGCGCACCCGAAGATCGATCCCATCACCGGCGAGCTGGTGTTCTTCGGCTACAACGCCGCTGGTCCGTTGACCCCTGCCCTCTCCTACGGTTCGGTCGATGCCTCCGGCAAGGCGACGCATTTCGAACGGTTCGAGGCGCCCTATGCCAGCATGGTGCACGACTTCATCGTCACCGCGAACCATGTGCTGTTTCCGATCCTCCCCATTACCGGCAGCATGGAGCGCGCCATGAGCGGGCGGCCGCCCTACGCTTGGGAGCCGGACAAGGGCGCCTATGTCGGCGTAATGAAGCGCAGCGGCACGGCAAAGGACATCGTCTGGTTCCGTGCCGAAGCCTGCTACGTCTTCCACGTCATGAACGCGTGGGAGGACGACAATCGCATCGTCGCGGACGTCATGCAGTTCGAGCAGGCGCCGCTGTTTCCGCATCCCGACGGCCGGCCGACCGATCCGGAGAAGTCGCGCGCCCGGCATTGCCGCTGGACCTTCGACCTCTCGGGCAATACCGACCGCTTCCAGCAGACCTATCTCGACGATCTCACCGGCGAATTCCCACGCATCGACGACCGCCGGGCCGGACTGAAGAGCCGTCACGGCTGGTACGCCTGCGCCAATCCGAAACTGTCGATGTTCGGCGCACTCTCTGGCATCGTCCATGTCGACGGCAACGGCAGACGGCTCGGCCAATATCTGCTGCCGGCCGGCGACACCATCTCCGAGCCCGTGTTCGTCGAGCGCGCCAAGGATGCGGCCGAGGGCGACGGCTGGCTGCTCGCGGTGGTCTGGCGGGCGCGAGAGAACCGCAGCGACCTCGCGGTGTTCAACGCCACCGACGTCGAGGCGGGTCCCGTCGCGCTGGTGCAGCTCGGCCACCGCGTGCCCGATGGCTTTCACGGCAATTGGGTCGGGGCGGCGTAGCCCTCGTCAATGCGGGGCGCAACGCGGTCGCGAGCCCGGAATCCCCGTGAATATCGCGTCATCAAGGAGGCCCGATGCACAAGCTCCCGATCGCCGCGCAATCCGTCGCTGTCCTCGCCCTGGCGGGCGCCGCACTTGCATTCCTGGCGATACGGCTACGCCGGCGAAGCCTCACATTCTTCGAAGGCGGCATCCTGCTCGCTGCCGGCTTTCTACTTGCCGCCACACTCCCGATGTTGCCGCCCCTGCCCTGGACAGGATTGATCGACGAGATGACCGACCAGCTCGCTGCAGCACTTCATTTTCTGGAGGTCGCTTACGTCGTCTTGACATTGTAAGAGATGGTTGACCGCGCCGCTCCGGTTATTGCGGTTCCGCATCCCGTGCTGCGGGGTTCCGACCTGGGCGTTCCGGTCGGTTTATGGGGTCCCTGCGCCATCTCGCAACAGCGCGCCTGTCCTCACAAAGTGATATGCCGGGTATCGCCGGATCAAGTAGGGTGCGCCGGTCCGCGCCTTGCCGGCGACCGCTGAACAGGAATGACGATGAAGGACGTATTCGCCCGCCTCGCCTCCGACCTCCTCTCCGTTATCATCTTCCTGGCCGTCTATCTCGTCACAGACAACGTGATCCTCGCAACGGCGGTGGCGATTGCCGGCGCGATCGCGCAGGTGATCTATGCGCGCCTCAAGGGACAACCGCTCCACTACATGACCTATGCGAGCCTCGCTCTGGTCGTCGTGCTGGGCGGTATCACGCTGCTGACCAATGATCCGCGCTTCATGCTGGCAAAACCCTCGATCGCACATTTTGCGATCGGCGCGATCATGCTCAAGCGCGGCTGGATGCTGCGCTACATGCCTCCCGTCATCGTCGAGACCGTTCCGGAATATGTCACCGTTGCGGGCTATGCCTGGGCGGCGCTGATGTTCGTGATCGGCGCCGGCATGATGGCGGTCGCCGCCACCGGCGATCTGAAGCTGTGGGCGTTCTATCTCATGGTGGTCGCAGGCGGCGCCAAGATCCTGGCCTTTGCCGTGCAGTACTTCGTTCTGCGGCTGATCGTCACCAACCGCCGGCGCGCCGCCGCCCGCGCCTAAATGCCCTATTCGAGGGTTAGGCAGG contains:
- a CDS encoding carotenoid oxygenase family protein, yielding MQNDATAERRNNIAPIPFEADAPFLKIIGELPRELNGTLYRNGPNPQFESPGAHWFVGDGMLHAFHLENGRASYRNRWVRTPKWLAEHDAGRALFGGFGRKLPDAPADLTDGGVANTNIIFHAGKLLALEEAHLPTEIEPGTLATRGYHNYQGRVAGSFTAHPKIDPITGELVFFGYNAAGPLTPALSYGSVDASGKATHFERFEAPYASMVHDFIVTANHVLFPILPITGSMERAMSGRPPYAWEPDKGAYVGVMKRSGTAKDIVWFRAEACYVFHVMNAWEDDNRIVADVMQFEQAPLFPHPDGRPTDPEKSRARHCRWTFDLSGNTDRFQQTYLDDLTGEFPRIDDRRAGLKSRHGWYACANPKLSMFGALSGIVHVDGNGRRLGQYLLPAGDTISEPVFVERAKDAAEGDGWLLAVVWRARENRSDLAVFNATDVEAGPVALVQLGHRVPDGFHGNWVGAA
- a CDS encoding inner membrane-spanning protein YciB, which gives rise to MKDVFARLASDLLSVIIFLAVYLVTDNVILATAVAIAGAIAQVIYARLKGQPLHYMTYASLALVVVLGGITLLTNDPRFMLAKPSIAHFAIGAIMLKRGWMLRYMPPVIVETVPEYVTVAGYAWAALMFVIGAGMMAVAATGDLKLWAFYLMVVAGGAKILAFAVQYFVLRLIVTNRRRAAARA